The following are encoded together in the Oryzias melastigma strain HK-1 linkage group LG17, ASM292280v2, whole genome shotgun sequence genome:
- the LOC112147595 gene encoding semaphorin-6B, which translates to MCAAAMATVSPPLTFLLLVLQLADGSFPEEPSPLSYVPLEVVRRYPVFLGRAHRSAQRQELHIQTVLQVNRTLYIGARDDLYRVELDNRADDEMFYSKKRTWESNKNDIHVCRMKGKHEEECRNFIKVVLSHHDSLFVCGTNAFNPLCANYTRDTLEMVSEPVSGMARCPYDPRHANVALFADGSLFTGTVTDFLAIDAVIYRSLGDSPALRTVKHDSKWFREPYFVSAMEWGPHIYFFFREMAMEFHHLEKVMVSRVARVCKADLGGSPRVLEKQWTTFLKARLNCSIPGDSHFYFNLLHATSNIIRMQGRDVILGLFSTPPNSIPGSAVCVFDMQQLARVFEGRFKEQKSPESIWTPVPDEAVPKPRPGGCSVQGSKFSSSTTLPDEVLNFVKTHPLMDETVPLLGQRPWVVKTMGRYQLTAMVVDTEAGPNKNRTVLFLGSTRGTILKFLMIPSGDSVSHSSVFLEEVEGFNPEKCGEDTPQARQLLSLTLDRSSHTLLLAFPSCLVRLPTSRCHLHSRCMKSCLASRDPYCGWTKGSTCSFLRPGTRLPFLQDVDYGNTTSHLGDCDGILQQSLLIEPESLVSLNLLVASAVSAFTIGAALSGLAVCWIMAHKPANRRHGSSSQSSIQRRERSLLSNTSGMAGSVLSVTRQGGGERTCSQGGETLFVMPNGWVKSGELDPGFLPTPEHTPQQKRRGLRLSDSNSGGWDTSQTYLGGGSVGLGSPCRMPPSVYLTTRLFQQGGGGRHGEGRGNDTPRQHYVCLSKQERGTPKGKGTPKAPLRKSAGEYVYPMTPQDSPERRRVVSAPSAPAEYSEPLPLRWPAPEGYILSSHGIVPVPLPPPAMPAPSNQAYLPQQHPPGLSRALLRGALERGELGELVDLSQLMSKKNCNDRTQPGQ; encoded by the exons ATGTGTGCTGCTGCCATGGCAACGGTGTCTCCTCCCCTCACATTTCTTCTCCTGGTACTTCAACTGGCTGATGGCTCATTCCCAGAGGAGCCCAGTCCTCTCAGCTACGTCCCCTTGGAGG TGGTGAGGCGGTATCCAGTGTTCTTGGGCAGAGCTCATCGCTCAGCTCAAAGGCAGGAACTGCACATCCAGACAGTTCTGCAAGTCAACCGAACGCTCTACATAGGAGCCAG AGATGACTTGTACAGAGTGGAGTTGGATAACAGGGCAGATGATGAGATGTTCTACAGCAAG AAACGGACATGGGAGTCCAATAAAAACGACATCCATGTGTGTCGGATGAAGGGCAAACATGAG GAGGAGTGCCGCAATTTCATCAAGGTTGTGCTCAGCCATCACGATAGCCTGTTTGTGTGTGGGACAAACGCCTTCAACCCGCTGTGTGCCAACTACACT AGAGACACTCTGGAGATGGTGTCTGAGCCTGTCAGCGGGATGGCCCGGTGCCCGTACGACCCGCGACACGCTAACGTGGCGTTGTTTGCTG ATGGAAGTCTTTTTACAGGCACTGTGACAGACTTCCTAGCCATCGATGCAGTGATCTATCGCAGCCTCGGCGACAGCCCTGCCCTCCGCACAGTCAAGCACGACTCCAAATGGTTTAGAG AGCCCTACTTTGTGAGCGCCATGGAGTGGGGGCCGcacatttatttcttcttcaGAGAGATGGCCATGGAGTTTCATCATCTAGAAAAG GTGATGGTGTCCCGTGTGGCTCGTGTGTGCAAAGCAGACCTCGGCGGGTCTCCGCGAGTCCTTGAGAAGCAGTGGACTACATTCCTGAAGGCACGGCTCAACTGCTCCATCCCCGGAGATTCCCATTTTTACTTTAACCTCCTGCACGCCACGAGCAACATCATCCGCATGCAGGGGAGGGACGTCATACTGGGTCTCTTTTCAACACCGCCTAACAG CATCCCGGGTTCTGCAGTCTGCGTGTTTGACATGCAGCAGCTCGCTCGTGTATTTGAGGGCCGCTTTAAAGAGCAGAAATCCCCCGAGTCTATTTGGACACCTGTACCAGATGAGGCTGTGCCTAAACCGAG ACCAGGAGGATGTTCAGTCCAAGGTTCCAAATTTAGCTCCTCGACTACGCTGCCCGATGAGGTCCTGAACTTTGTGAAGACCCACCCGCTAATGGATGAAACCGTTCCTCTGTTGGGACAACGGCCCTGGGTGGTGAAAACTATGGGGAG GTATCAGCTGACGGCGATGGTGGTGGACACAGAAGCCGGCCCCAACAAGAACCGAACAGTCTTGTTCCTGGGCTCCACACGAGGGACCATCCTCAAGTTCCTAATGATTCCTAGTGGGGATTCGGTCTCCCACAGCAGCGTGTTTCTGGAGGAAGTTGAAGGATTCAACCCAGAGAA GTGTGGGGAGGACACCCCTCAGGCTCGCCAGCTCTTGTCTCTCACTCTGGACCGGAGCAGCCACACTCTGCTGCTGGCCTTCCCGTCCTGTCTGGTCAGGCTGCCCACGTCCCGCTGCCACCTGCACTCGCGCTGCATGAA GAGCTGTTTGGCGTCCAGAGATCCATACTGTGGCTGGACCAAGGGCAGCACCTGCTCCTTCCTGAGACCTGGCACACG GCTCCCTTTCCTGCAGGATGTGGATTATGGAAACACCACCTCCCATCTCGGGGACTGTGATG GGATTCTGCAGCAGAGTCTGCTGATTGAACCGGAGAGCTTGGTGTCCCTGAACCTGCTTGTGGCCTCTGCGGTGTCGGCGTTCACCATCGGGGCGGCGCTCTCGGGCCTCGCCGTGTGCTGGATCATGGCTCACAAGCCGGCCAACCGCCGCCACGGCTCCTCCTCTCAGTCGTCCATCCAGCGGCGTGAGAGAAGCTTGCTGAGCAACACGAGTGGCATGGCGGGCTCCGTGCTGAGCGTGACGCGGCAGGGAGGCGGGGAGCGCACCTGCTCCCAGGGAGGGGAGACGCTGTTCGTCATGCCCAACGGCTGGGTGAAGTCAGGAGAGCTCGACCCCGGCTTCCTGCCCACGCCGGAGCACACGCCCCAGCAGAAGCGCCGAGGCCTACGACTGTCTGACTCCAACTCGGGTGGATGGGACACCAGCCAGACCTACCTGGGGGGCGGCTCCGTCGGTCTGGGGTCACCCTGCAGGATGCCCCCCTCCGTCTACCTGACCACCAGACTCTTCCAGCAGGGCGGTGGCGGCAGACACGGCGAGGGCCGCGGGAATGACACCCCCCGCCAGCATTACGTCTGCCTGAGCAAACAGGAAAGAGGTACGCCCAAAGGGAAGGGGACGCCCAAAGCCCCCCTCAGGAAGTCTGCGGGGGAGTACGTCTACCCCATGACTCCGCAAGACTCCCCCGAGCGCCGGCGGGTGGTTTCAGCTCCCAGTGCCCCCGCCGAGTACAGCGAGCCGCTGCCTCTGCGCTGGCCGGCCCCCGAAGGATACATCCTCAGCAGCCACGGCATCGTCCCCGTCCCCCTGCCTCCCCCCGCCATGCCCGCCCCCAGCAACCAGGCCTACCTGCCGCAGCAGCACCCCCCCGGGCTGAGCAGGGCCTTGCTGAGAGGCGCCCTGGAGCGAGGGGAGCTGGGCGAGCTGGTGGACCTGAGCCAGCTGATGAGCAAGAAAAACTGCAACGACAGAACTCAGCCCGGCCAGTGA
- the gpr35b gene encoding G-protein coupled receptor 35, whose translation MKLYAAFFLNTSAAESSSLQWMIKTTARLGSCRMCTNDTNLTCKVELHYGLAFCPVFLLGVLINAAALRAFVAKRKHWTDTHIYMLNLAIADLTLILFLPFRIYDAFFCLPKNCLCTFLIQTHYVNMYASILTTASIAVHRYLAIRFPLQTRFWRRKKETAVCVCVFIWTFLVTLSIIFKDESKPENLWTCYERCEDMRLNPWFLGLLLSVGFLIPFLIITFCSSQIIWIIFKVQDKSEEMKSVARMVTANMIVFIVCYTPIHISFVVNYFYTPPLKWMSAYLPAHIFFNVSEMIASTNCCFDAFGYYFLLKRYYS comes from the exons ATGAAGTTGTATGCtgcttttttcttaaacacTTCAGCAGCTGAATCCAGTTCACTTCAGTGGATGATCAAGACGACAGCTCGTCTG GGCTCCTGCAGAATGTGCACCAATGACACAAACCTTACCTGCAAAGTGGAACTGCATTATGGTTTGGCTTTTTGTCCAGTCTTCCTTCTGGGTGTCCTCATCAACGCCGCTGCTCTGCGAGCCTTCGTTGCCAAACGGAAACACTGGACAGACACCCACATCTACATGTTAAATCTGGCAATCGCCGATTTAACCCTCATCCTTTTCCTCCCCTTCAGGATTTACGACGCCTTCTTCTGCCTGCCCAAGAATTGCTTGTGTACCTTCCTCATTCAGACTCACTATGTAAACATGTATGCCAGCATCCTGACCACAGCATCCATCGCCGTGCATCGGTACCTGGCTATAAGGTTCCCGCTACAGACCAGgttctggaggaggaagaaggagacagctgtgtgtgtgtgtgtcttcatCTGGACATTTCTGGTGACATTGAGCATTATCTTTAAAGATGAAAGCAAACCCGAGAACCTGTGGACGTGCTATGAAAGATGCGAAGACATGCGCTTGAATCCATGGTTTCTTGGACTGCTGCTGTCTGTGGGCTTTCTCATTCCATTTCTGATTATTACTTTCTGTTCCAGTCAGATTATCTGGATCATATTCAAGGTGCAGGATAAGtcagaggaaatgaaaagcGTTGCTAGAATGGTAACAGCAAACATGATCGTTTTCATTGTTTGCTATACTCCAATCCACATTTCCTTTGTTGTAAACTACTTCTACACCCCGCCTCTAAAATGGATGTCTGCGTATTTACCagctcatattttttttaacgtgtCGGAGATGATCGCCTCCACAAACTGCTGTTTTGATGCTTTCGGGTATTACTTTTTACTGAAGCGGTATTATTCATAA